A window from Enterocloster bolteae encodes these proteins:
- a CDS encoding DUF1538 domain-containing protein, whose protein sequence is MNQKLKEKITESLSSVLPVTCIVLILGITITPIPLDPLMLFLAGAAFLIIGMGFFTLGVDMAMMPIGEKVGAQLAKAKKLPVIVIACVIIGAMVTVAEPDLQVLARQTPAVPDMVLILAVAAGVGFFLALAFLRSLFGWSLSHILLVCYIILFILAFYIPGDFLAVAFDSGGVTTGPITVPFIMALGVGLSSIGQGKNADSDSFGLVSLCSIGPILSVMILGLLFQSSSGAYEPMTIPSISNSQDLWLAFQSELPHYAAEVFTALFPILAFFLLFQIFFLKMRKRQVVKILVGMLYSYIGLTLFLTGVNVGFMPAGSYLGKQMASLPYRWILVPVAMLIGYYIVKAEPAVQVLNKQVADVTGGSISEKTMMTGLSIGMALSLGFSLFRVITGLPLMAFLLPGYALALGLSFVVPPVFTSIAFDSGGVASGPMTATFLLPLCMGACEALGGNILTDAFGIVAMVAMTPLIIIQLIGLSFELKTRREKAVSRHPVVDMEQEFINLEEEPYEP, encoded by the coding sequence TTGAATCAGAAGCTAAAAGAAAAAATCACAGAATCCTTATCATCTGTGCTGCCCGTTACCTGCATTGTATTAATCCTTGGGATCACCATCACTCCCATTCCCCTGGACCCGCTGATGCTGTTTCTGGCAGGGGCCGCCTTCCTTATTATAGGAATGGGATTCTTCACCCTGGGAGTGGATATGGCTATGATGCCCATTGGAGAAAAGGTAGGTGCGCAGCTGGCCAAGGCAAAAAAGCTTCCGGTCATCGTCATTGCATGTGTCATCATAGGCGCCATGGTCACAGTGGCCGAACCGGACCTGCAGGTCCTGGCCAGACAGACACCGGCAGTGCCGGACATGGTGCTCATCCTGGCAGTAGCTGCAGGAGTTGGTTTCTTCCTGGCACTTGCATTTCTTCGCTCCCTCTTCGGCTGGAGCCTTTCCCACATTCTTCTGGTCTGCTACATCATTCTCTTCATCCTGGCCTTCTATATTCCAGGTGATTTTCTGGCTGTAGCCTTTGATTCCGGCGGTGTGACAACAGGTCCTATTACAGTTCCCTTTATCATGGCCCTGGGCGTGGGACTGTCTTCCATCGGCCAGGGGAAAAACGCGGACAGCGACAGCTTTGGACTGGTATCCCTTTGTTCCATTGGCCCCATTCTCTCTGTCATGATACTCGGACTTTTGTTCCAGTCATCTTCCGGCGCCTATGAGCCCATGACCATTCCATCCATCAGCAATTCCCAGGACCTTTGGCTGGCCTTCCAGAGCGAACTTCCCCACTACGCGGCGGAAGTATTCACGGCCCTGTTTCCCATCCTGGCTTTTTTCCTGCTCTTCCAGATATTCTTCCTGAAGATGCGCAAACGCCAGGTGGTGAAAATCCTGGTGGGAATGCTGTATTCCTACATCGGGCTGACGCTGTTTCTTACAGGTGTAAATGTGGGCTTTATGCCAGCCGGAAGCTATCTGGGAAAACAGATGGCCTCCCTGCCCTATCGCTGGATTCTGGTGCCCGTGGCCATGCTCATCGGTTATTACATCGTCAAGGCAGAGCCTGCCGTACAGGTGCTGAACAAGCAGGTAGCGGATGTGACCGGCGGAAGCATATCTGAAAAGACCATGATGACCGGACTTTCCATCGGCATGGCCCTGTCGCTGGGATTCTCCTTATTCCGGGTCATCACGGGACTGCCGCTCATGGCCTTCCTGCTGCCGGGTTACGCCCTTGCCCTGGGTCTCTCCTTTGTGGTGCCCCCGGTCTTTACCTCCATTGCCTTTGACTCAGGAGGCGTTGCCTCCGGTCCCATGACAGCCACCTTTCTCCTTCCGCTGTGCATGGGGGCCTGCGAAGCCCTGGGAGGCAATATTCTGACTGATGCCTTTGGCATCGTGGCCATGGTAGCCATGACCCCTCTCATTATCATCCAGCTCATCGGACTGTCCTTTGAGCTTAAAACCCGCAGGGAGAAAGCTGTTTCCAGACATCCTGTGGTGGATATGGAACAGGAATTCATCAATTTAGAGGAGGAACCTTATGAGCCATAA
- a CDS encoding 4-fold beta flower protein, translating into MTLYDRNGTPAAYIDSDGEHIYLFDGKPAAYLNEDAVYGFGGTQYGWFEKGWIRDLDGYCVMFTDEARTQGPAKPSRHETPAKWARAARPVRRSRETKRSKTAYKAAWSEIAAGDFLSGNS; encoded by the coding sequence ATGACATTGTATGACAGAAATGGGACGCCGGCAGCGTATATTGACAGTGACGGGGAACATATCTACCTGTTTGACGGAAAGCCGGCAGCGTATCTGAATGAGGATGCGGTATACGGTTTTGGGGGCACCCAGTATGGATGGTTTGAGAAGGGGTGGATCAGGGACCTGGATGGATACTGCGTCATGTTTACGGATGAGGCCAGGACCCAGGGACCGGCAAAGCCCTCACGCCATGAGACGCCGGCCAAATGGGCCAGGGCAGCCAGACCGGTGAGACGGTCCAGGGAGACAAAACGCTCCAAGACAGCCTATAAGGCGGCCTGGTCAGAGATCGCGGCAGGGGATTTTTTGTCTGGTAACAGTTGA
- a CDS encoding L,D-transpeptidase family protein: MRHERRTMEMNGKCHKIGRAAAAFVLSGAIMAAGGITAMAAGSAGAGTAAGTAVNPAEQGPGVPAASKAEPEEKKAAVENGVIQPQNLEGAKDADQLVVVVGTGGCSADVYYYKKSGEAWEMVWKEAGIVGRNGITDQKTEGDGSTPSGTYGFTMAFGLRENPGSVLPYHKITKGDYWVDDSASPYYNKLVNTSQVAKTWNSAENMAAASPYYNYALALNYNEACEPGKGSAIFLHCFTAARDNGSAGCIRLPQERAKELVQSATEHTKIVIAPDLERLN, translated from the coding sequence ATGAGACATGAAAGAAGAACGATGGAAATGAATGGGAAGTGTCATAAAATAGGCAGGGCAGCGGCAGCGTTTGTTCTGTCAGGAGCCATAATGGCAGCGGGCGGTATTACGGCCATGGCTGCCGGCAGTGCAGGCGCGGGGACAGCTGCAGGGACAGCCGTGAATCCGGCAGAACAGGGGCCGGGGGTACCTGCTGCTTCAAAAGCAGAGCCTGAGGAAAAGAAGGCTGCAGTGGAGAATGGGGTCATACAGCCCCAGAATCTGGAAGGAGCAAAGGATGCGGACCAGCTGGTGGTGGTAGTGGGAACCGGCGGCTGTAGCGCGGATGTATATTATTATAAGAAGTCAGGTGAAGCCTGGGAGATGGTCTGGAAGGAAGCAGGCATCGTAGGAAGGAACGGAATTACGGACCAGAAGACAGAGGGGGACGGCAGCACGCCCTCCGGTACATATGGATTTACCATGGCTTTTGGGCTCAGGGAAAATCCGGGCAGCGTCCTGCCATACCATAAGATCACAAAAGGCGACTACTGGGTGGATGATTCAGCCAGTCCCTATTATAACAAGCTGGTCAATACATCGCAGGTTGCAAAGACCTGGAACTCCGCAGAGAATATGGCGGCAGCGTCCCCGTACTACAATTACGCCCTGGCATTGAATTACAATGAAGCATGCGAGCCCGGGAAGGGCTCTGCCATCTTTCTTCACTGCTTTACCGCTGCCAGGGATAACGGATCCGCGGGCTGTATCCGCCTGCCCCAGGAACGGGCCAAGGAGCTGGTGCAGTCAGCCACAGAGCACACTAAGATTGTGATTGCACCGGATTTGGAGCGGTTAAACTAA
- a CDS encoding UvrD-helicase domain-containing protein, whose product MYIGDLHIHSRYSRATSKELTPEHLDLWAGKKGINIVGTGDFTHPAWRAELAEKLEPAEPGLYMLKKEYSLQRPSILGQSRPRFVISGEISSIYKKNGRVRKVHSLILLPSLEAAEVLSRRLEAIGNIHSDGRPILGLDCHDLLAITLEACPDAIYVPAHIWTPHFSLFGAFSGFDTIEECYEELTPQIHALETGLSSDPAMNGRLSALDSFQLISNSDAHSPAKLGREASLFDIPMSYAGLYGAIQRGEGLKGTIEFFPEEGKYHFDGHRKCHLCLSPSQARKYKGICPVCGRKLTTGVLHRIEQLADRDEDFLLPQGRPFENLVPLGEVIASSVGSSPSSVKVSRQYEHLLEELGNEFYILRQAPLEDISHAAGSLTAEGIRHLRDGKVQWRPGYDGEYGTMRLFQSAELDNVEGQMYMTFETANADLSETMGPGSPGAPGVTGDAELAADAVPSANTALSGKAGVSHGSTASREASYETAVSNILTVSNPSSALNRDQQQAVESVFPVTAVIAGPGTGKTKTLVSRIEHLMGERGVKPSEITAVTFTNKAADELTQRIRQALPGRRSLNQMQVGTFHSLCYRLLARSGTELSLADQGQAEECAGETIEALELACTVRQFLTAISLHKAGLSSAQGFAAYMADDSAAETGFILTQEGADRYQQALECRKLMDFDDLLLNMLRLLEQEQKAEYRKQHFSYLLVDEFQDISPVQYRLIKAWNKGGRELFVIGDPDQSIYGFRGSDSRCFDLLEQDFPGTSTIRLTTGYRSTPEILSASLPLISRNPGGERSLSAARPHGGPVRLVTAQTSLSESIFIAKEINRMVGGIDMLDAHSQTPGLLDTARSFADIAVLYRTNHQARLLEQCLQKEGIPYVVAGREDYLDHPAVQGTISFFGALLKSSGLDEDTTKLCRKRISPSADYSSLAERFLPRLKRDRPWKLLADWISCLGLGSDKSMDTFVCMSYFHKTMEDMLSTLAFGQAHDLKRSGQDSRPSDAVTLMTLHASKGLEFPVVFLYGLRQGILPLKTGKGAVNPEEERRLMYVGMTRARDELILTTSEEPSPFLEELPKDACRREKARTPGSGMKQLSLFDFM is encoded by the coding sequence ATGTACATTGGTGATTTACATATCCATTCCCGCTACTCCAGGGCCACCAGCAAGGAGCTTACGCCGGAGCACCTGGACTTATGGGCGGGGAAAAAAGGAATTAACATTGTAGGTACGGGTGACTTCACTCATCCGGCCTGGAGGGCGGAGCTGGCTGAAAAGCTGGAGCCCGCCGAGCCGGGTCTTTACATGCTTAAAAAGGAATATTCCTTACAGCGCCCGTCCATACTTGGCCAGAGCAGGCCCCGTTTTGTTATCAGCGGGGAAATCAGCTCCATTTACAAGAAAAACGGCCGTGTGCGCAAGGTACACAGCCTTATCCTCCTGCCCAGCCTGGAAGCAGCCGAAGTGCTTTCCAGGCGGCTGGAAGCCATCGGCAACATACATTCGGACGGACGCCCCATCCTGGGATTGGACTGTCACGATCTTTTGGCCATAACACTGGAGGCATGCCCGGATGCCATCTATGTTCCGGCCCACATCTGGACCCCGCATTTTTCACTGTTCGGGGCATTTTCCGGTTTTGATACCATTGAAGAGTGCTATGAGGAGCTGACTCCCCAGATTCATGCCCTGGAGACAGGACTGTCCTCTGATCCGGCCATGAACGGGAGGCTGTCGGCCCTTGACTCCTTTCAGCTCATCTCCAACTCTGACGCCCACTCTCCCGCCAAGCTGGGCAGGGAGGCCAGCCTGTTTGACATTCCCATGTCCTATGCGGGGCTCTACGGCGCCATACAGAGGGGCGAGGGCCTTAAAGGCACCATTGAATTCTTTCCTGAGGAGGGCAAATATCATTTTGACGGCCACCGGAAATGCCATCTCTGCCTCAGTCCCTCCCAGGCCAGGAAATACAAAGGCATATGTCCTGTCTGCGGCAGAAAACTGACCACAGGCGTACTTCACCGGATTGAACAGCTGGCTGACCGGGACGAGGATTTCCTGCTGCCCCAGGGACGTCCCTTTGAAAACCTGGTGCCCCTGGGCGAGGTCATTGCCTCCTCAGTGGGTTCCTCCCCGTCCAGCGTAAAGGTTTCCAGGCAGTACGAGCACCTGCTGGAGGAACTGGGCAATGAATTTTATATTCTTCGCCAGGCCCCGCTGGAGGATATCAGCCATGCGGCCGGATCCCTGACAGCAGAGGGCATACGCCATCTGAGAGACGGAAAAGTCCAGTGGCGGCCCGGCTATGACGGCGAGTACGGGACCATGCGGCTGTTCCAGTCAGCCGAGCTTGACAATGTAGAGGGACAGATGTACATGACCTTTGAGACAGCGAACGCGGACCTGAGCGAAACCATGGGACCTGGGAGCCCGGGAGCCCCGGGGGTGACGGGGGATGCGGAGCTGGCAGCAGATGCGGTTCCTTCGGCAAATACTGCATTGTCCGGCAAAGCCGGCGTTTCCCACGGCTCAACGGCTTCCCGTGAAGCTTCCTATGAAACAGCCGTATCAAATATCCTGACTGTTTCCAATCCCTCCTCTGCCCTGAACCGGGACCAGCAGCAGGCCGTGGAATCCGTATTCCCGGTAACAGCCGTCATAGCCGGTCCGGGTACAGGCAAAACAAAGACTCTGGTGTCGCGCATCGAACACCTTATGGGTGAGCGGGGCGTAAAACCTTCTGAGATTACGGCCGTCACCTTTACAAACAAGGCAGCGGACGAGCTGACACAGAGAATCCGCCAGGCACTGCCAGGCAGGCGCAGCCTGAACCAGATGCAGGTCGGAACCTTCCATTCCCTCTGCTACCGGCTGTTAGCCCGGTCCGGAACAGAGCTGTCCCTGGCAGACCAGGGACAGGCGGAAGAATGCGCAGGAGAAACCATAGAAGCCCTGGAACTCGCCTGCACCGTCAGGCAGTTTCTCACCGCCATCTCTCTGCATAAGGCAGGGCTGTCCTCCGCGCAGGGCTTTGCCGCCTATATGGCCGATGATTCCGCCGCGGAAACCGGCTTTATCCTGACGCAGGAAGGGGCAGACCGGTACCAGCAGGCGCTGGAGTGCAGGAAGCTTATGGACTTCGACGACCTGCTTCTCAACATGCTGCGCCTTCTTGAACAGGAACAGAAAGCAGAATACAGGAAGCAGCATTTTTCTTATCTGCTGGTGGATGAATTCCAGGATATCAGCCCGGTCCAGTACCGGCTCATCAAGGCATGGAATAAAGGCGGGCGGGAACTCTTTGTCATCGGTGACCCGGACCAGTCCATCTACGGCTTCCGGGGTTCTGACAGCCGCTGCTTCGACCTGCTGGAACAGGATTTTCCGGGAACCAGCACCATACGGCTTACCACCGGCTACCGCTCCACCCCGGAGATACTCTCCGCCTCCCTTCCTCTCATCTCCCGTAATCCGGGCGGTGAGCGCAGCCTCTCAGCCGCCCGTCCCCACGGCGGTCCGGTGCGTCTGGTGACAGCACAGACCAGCCTGTCGGAGTCCATCTTCATTGCCAAAGAAATCAACCGCATGGTGGGCGGAATCGACATGCTGGATGCCCACAGCCAGACCCCCGGCCTGCTGGATACTGCCAGGAGCTTTGCCGATATCGCCGTCCTCTACCGCACCAATCACCAGGCCCGCCTGCTGGAACAATGCCTGCAAAAAGAGGGAATCCCTTATGTGGTAGCGGGACGGGAGGATTATCTGGACCATCCGGCTGTCCAGGGCACCATCTCCTTTTTCGGGGCCCTGCTTAAATCTTCGGGGTTAGATGAAGATACAACGAAACTCTGCAGAAAACGCATTTCCCCTTCCGCAGATTACAGCAGCCTGGCAGAGCGCTTCCTGCCAAGACTAAAAAGAGACAGGCCCTGGAAACTTCTGGCGGACTGGATTTCATGCCTGGGGCTGGGGTCAGACAAGTCCATGGACACCTTTGTCTGCATGTCCTATTTCCACAAAACCATGGAGGATATGCTGAGCACACTGGCCTTTGGACAGGCCCACGATCTGAAACGAAGCGGTCAGGATTCCCGCCCCTCCGATGCAGTGACGCTTATGACTCTGCATGCCTCCAAGGGTCTGGAATTTCCCGTGGTCTTTCTCTATGGCTTAAGACAGGGAATCCTCCCCCTTAAAACAGGAAAGGGAGCTGTGAATCCGGAGGAGGAACGCCGCCTTATGTATGTGGGTATGACAAGGGCCAGGGACGAATTAATTCTCACCACCTCAGAGGAACCTTCCCCATTCTTAGAGGAGCTTCCCAAAGATGCCTGCCGCCGGGAAAAGGCCCGGACTCCCGGCAGCGGGATGAAGCAGCTGAGTCTCTTTGATTTCATGTAA
- the leuS gene encoding leucine--tRNA ligase encodes MATQYNHSAIEKKWRENWEEKPINVNDGRKEKYYCLDMFPYPSGSGLHVGHWRGYVISDVWSRYQLLKGKYVIHPMGWDAFGLPAENYAIKMGVHPAKSTEANIRNIKRQIKQIAAIYDWDMEVNTTDPDFYKWTQWIFVQMFKKGLAYEKEFPINWCPSCKTGLANEEVVNGCCERCGTTVTKKNLRQWMLKITAYAERLLNDLDKLDWPEKVKKMQTDWIGKSYGAEVDFPIDGREEKITVYTTRPDTLYGATFMVLAPEHALAKSLATDETREAVEKYIFDSSMRSNVDRMQAKEKTGVFTGSYAVNPLNGAKTPIWLSDYVLADYGTGAIMCVPAHDDRDFEFARKFGLPIVQVIAKDGKEIENMTEAYTEANGIMINSGDWNGLESAVLKKEAPHMIEEKGFGHKTVNYKLRDWVFSRQRYWGEPIPIIHCPKCGCVPVPEDQLPLKLPEVESYQPTGTGESPLAAIDEWVNTTCPVCGAPAKRETNTMPQWAGSSWYFLRYVDSHNKEELVSREKADKYLPVDMYIGGVEHAVLHLLYSRFYTKFLCDIGAIDFDEPFKKLFNQGMITGKNGIKMSKSKGNVVSPDDLVRDYGCDSLRLYELFVGPPELDAEWDDRGIEGVSRFLNRFWNLVMDNKDKDVKASKEMIKLRHKLVYDIEYRFNQFSLNTVISGFMEYNNKLIELARKEGGIDRETLKTFVILLAPFAPHIGEELWQQLGGDDSVFHAQWPECDEEAMKDDEIEVAVQINGKTRAVISISADSSKEDAIAAGREAVKEKLTGNVVKEIYVPGKIVNIVCK; translated from the coding sequence ATGGCAACACAGTACAACCACAGCGCCATTGAGAAAAAGTGGCGTGAGAACTGGGAAGAGAAGCCCATCAATGTAAACGATGGCAGGAAGGAAAAGTATTACTGTCTGGATATGTTCCCATACCCCTCAGGCAGCGGCCTTCACGTAGGACACTGGAGAGGATATGTGATTTCAGATGTCTGGAGCAGGTATCAGCTGTTAAAGGGCAAGTATGTCATTCATCCCATGGGATGGGATGCCTTCGGTCTTCCGGCTGAGAACTATGCTATCAAGATGGGCGTGCACCCGGCTAAGTCCACAGAGGCGAACATCAGGAATATCAAGCGCCAGATCAAACAGATTGCGGCAATTTATGACTGGGATATGGAAGTAAACACCACGGACCCGGACTTTTATAAATGGACCCAGTGGATCTTTGTCCAGATGTTTAAGAAGGGCCTGGCTTATGAGAAGGAATTCCCCATTAACTGGTGTCCTTCCTGTAAGACCGGACTGGCAAACGAGGAAGTGGTCAACGGATGCTGCGAGCGCTGCGGCACCACAGTTACCAAGAAGAATCTGCGCCAGTGGATGCTTAAAATTACTGCTTACGCAGAGCGTCTGTTAAATGATCTGGATAAGCTGGACTGGCCTGAGAAGGTTAAGAAGATGCAGACTGACTGGATCGGCAAGTCATACGGCGCAGAGGTGGATTTCCCCATTGACGGGCGGGAAGAGAAGATTACCGTGTACACCACCAGGCCGGACACCCTTTACGGAGCCACCTTCATGGTGCTGGCGCCGGAGCATGCCCTGGCCAAGAGCCTGGCCACCGATGAGACAAGGGAGGCCGTTGAAAAATATATATTCGATTCTTCCATGCGTTCCAATGTGGACCGTATGCAGGCCAAGGAAAAGACCGGTGTGTTTACCGGAAGCTATGCAGTTAATCCGTTAAACGGTGCAAAGACGCCTATCTGGCTGTCTGATTACGTACTGGCTGATTACGGTACCGGCGCCATCATGTGCGTGCCTGCCCATGACGACAGGGACTTTGAGTTTGCCAGGAAGTTCGGCCTGCCCATTGTACAGGTAATCGCAAAGGACGGCAAGGAAATTGAGAACATGACCGAGGCGTATACCGAGGCCAACGGCATCATGATTAATTCCGGTGATTGGAACGGCCTGGAGTCCGCTGTCCTTAAAAAGGAAGCGCCTCACATGATAGAGGAAAAGGGCTTTGGCCATAAGACGGTCAACTACAAGCTGAGAGACTGGGTATTCTCACGCCAGCGTTACTGGGGCGAGCCTATCCCCATCATCCATTGTCCCAAGTGCGGCTGTGTGCCTGTGCCTGAGGACCAGCTGCCCTTAAAGCTTCCTGAGGTGGAGAGCTACCAGCCCACAGGAACCGGCGAGTCACCTCTGGCTGCCATTGACGAATGGGTCAACACCACCTGCCCTGTCTGCGGCGCTCCTGCCAAGAGAGAGACAAACACCATGCCCCAGTGGGCCGGTTCCTCCTGGTACTTCCTGCGCTATGTGGACAGCCACAACAAGGAAGAGCTGGTATCCAGGGAAAAGGCGGACAAGTATCTTCCGGTGGATATGTATATCGGCGGCGTGGAACACGCGGTGCTCCATCTGCTGTACTCACGTTTCTACACCAAGTTCCTGTGTGATATCGGCGCTATTGATTTTGATGAGCCTTTCAAGAAGCTGTTTAACCAGGGTATGATTACCGGAAAGAACGGCATTAAGATGAGCAAATCCAAGGGCAATGTGGTTTCTCCCGATGATTTGGTGAGGGATTACGGCTGCGATTCCTTAAGGCTTTACGAGCTGTTCGTGGGACCGCCGGAGCTGGACGCAGAGTGGGATGACCGGGGCATCGAGGGCGTATCGCGTTTCCTGAACCGTTTCTGGAACCTGGTGATGGACAACAAGGATAAGGATGTGAAGGCGTCCAAAGAAATGATAAAGCTGCGCCATAAGCTGGTATATGACATTGAATACCGCTTCAACCAGTTCAGCCTCAATACTGTTATTTCCGGTTTCATGGAGTACAACAATAAGCTGATTGAGCTGGCCAGGAAGGAAGGCGGAATCGACAGGGAGACACTTAAGACCTTCGTGATTCTTCTGGCACCCTTTGCACCCCATATCGGAGAGGAGCTGTGGCAGCAGTTAGGCGGTGACGACAGCGTGTTCCATGCACAGTGGCCGGAATGCGATGAGGAGGCCATGAAGGACGATGAGATCGAGGTGGCTGTCCAGATTAACGGAAAGACACGGGCCGTTATCAGCATCAGCGCAGACAGCTCCAAGGAAGATGCCATTGCCGCGGGACGGGAAGCCGTGAAGGAAAAGCTGACAGGCAATGTGGTAAAGGAGATCTACGTGCCTGGAAAGATTGTCAATATTGTATGTAAATAA
- a CDS encoding alanyl-tRNA editing protein yields MDKSRLYYQIPYVKSFMCTVEHCEESGKGTWLVTLNQTGFYPEGGGQPYDTGTLNGISVVSVHEKGEQVIHELAQPIEEGTLAEGIIDWQRRYDNMQLHTGEHILSGLVHKHFGYDNVGFHMGAEEVTVDFNGIIEPEDLDWLEDEANQLVYANVPVKVLYPSEDELKTMEYRSKKELSGLVRIVEVPGADVCACCGTHVENTGEVGIIKIRSMIHYKGGVRLSMLCGRRALLDYRDRLKDEARISNLLSAKLVQVPDAVEKLKSDSQDKDYLIGKLGSSLLALKAGQFPESTEPLIVFEEDLTPIQVRQYATLLYEQNKAGVAAVCSGNDRDSEYHYALGSSRMDMRALSKAMNSRLSGRGGGSSLMAQGTFRAAREAIEAAFLEETEL; encoded by the coding sequence ATGGACAAAAGCAGATTATATTACCAGATCCCTTATGTAAAATCGTTCATGTGCACAGTGGAGCACTGTGAGGAGAGCGGGAAAGGAACCTGGCTGGTGACTCTGAACCAGACCGGTTTTTATCCTGAAGGAGGGGGACAGCCCTATGATACAGGAACCTTAAACGGGATTTCCGTGGTATCCGTCCATGAGAAGGGGGAACAGGTAATCCATGAACTGGCGCAGCCCATAGAGGAGGGGACCCTGGCGGAGGGAATCATAGACTGGCAGAGGCGGTATGACAACATGCAGCTGCACACCGGGGAGCATATACTGTCCGGTCTGGTGCACAAACACTTTGGATATGATAACGTGGGCTTTCACATGGGGGCTGAGGAAGTGACGGTGGACTTTAACGGCATCATTGAGCCGGAGGATCTGGATTGGCTGGAGGATGAGGCCAATCAGCTGGTCTATGCCAATGTCCCTGTAAAGGTGCTCTATCCCTCTGAGGATGAACTCAAGACCATGGAGTACAGAAGCAAGAAAGAACTGTCCGGTTTGGTGCGCATTGTGGAGGTGCCTGGCGCAGATGTATGCGCATGCTGCGGCACACATGTAGAAAACACCGGAGAAGTGGGCATCATTAAGATAAGAAGCATGATTCATTACAAGGGCGGCGTTCGGCTGTCCATGCTGTGCGGACGCAGGGCTCTCCTGGATTACAGGGACAGGCTGAAGGATGAAGCCAGGATATCCAACCTGCTGTCAGCCAAGCTCGTCCAGGTGCCGGATGCAGTGGAAAAGCTTAAAAGTGACAGCCAGGACAAGGATTACCTGATTGGGAAGCTGGGCAGCAGCCTGCTGGCCCTGAAGGCGGGACAGTTCCCGGAGAGCACAGAGCCCCTCATTGTATTTGAGGAGGATTTAACTCCGATTCAGGTCCGCCAGTATGCGACCCTTCTCTATGAACAGAACAAGGCCGGGGTGGCTGCTGTGTGTTCCGGGAATGACAGGGACAGCGAATATCACTATGCTCTTGGCAGCAGCCGGATGGACATGCGCGCGCTCAGCAAAGCCATGAACAGCCGTCTGAGCGGAAGGGGCGGAGGCAGCAGCCTCATGGCCCAGGGCACCTTCCGGGCAGCGCGGGAAGCCATTGAGGCAGCGTTCCTGGAAGAGACAGAACTATAA
- a CDS encoding AI-2E family transporter, with amino-acid sequence MELNSDTMKKIRGLIVFTVVIVVAGINYRRLVDVAAGLMHIVWPFILGAAIAFILNVPMRNIERHLTVFGQGSRLRRPVSLVVTILLVTGGLFLVIFVVAPQLVKTFMNLQSSIPVFFAGVRDEAERLFASNPQILEYMNQMEVNWQEVFQNMVAFLKSGAGTMLNTTFSAAVSIVSGVSSFLIGFIFAIYILLQKETLGRQIKKVLEAFLPEPAVGRILDITALTERTFSHFLTGQCAEAVILGTMFFVVLTVIRLPYALLIGVLIAFTALIPIFGAFVGLAVGVFLMLLVNPMDALIFTITFFVLQQIEGNLIYPYVVGNSVGLPSIWVLVAVTVGGSMMGIVGMLIFIPLCSVLYALLRDGVNTRLGKKGGGTAVCEDACGPAGEKDGDQGQQE; translated from the coding sequence ATGGAATTAAACAGCGATACAATGAAAAAAATCAGAGGACTTATCGTTTTTACCGTGGTAATTGTGGTTGCAGGAATCAATTACAGACGTCTGGTGGATGTGGCGGCCGGATTGATGCATATTGTCTGGCCCTTTATTCTGGGGGCAGCCATAGCGTTCATACTGAACGTGCCCATGCGCAATATCGAGAGGCATTTGACCGTGTTTGGGCAGGGCAGCAGGCTGAGACGGCCTGTCAGCCTGGTGGTGACCATCCTCCTGGTTACAGGCGGTCTGTTTCTGGTCATCTTTGTGGTGGCACCTCAGCTGGTAAAGACCTTTATGAATCTTCAAAGCAGTATCCCGGTATTCTTTGCAGGGGTGCGCGATGAGGCGGAGCGTTTATTTGCCAGTAATCCCCAGATATTGGAATATATGAACCAGATGGAAGTGAACTGGCAGGAAGTGTTCCAGAACATGGTTGCGTTTTTAAAGAGCGGAGCAGGAACTATGCTTAACACCACTTTCTCGGCAGCTGTCTCCATTGTCAGCGGCGTATCCTCATTCCTCATTGGATTTATCTTTGCCATCTATATACTTTTGCAGAAAGAGACACTGGGACGGCAGATAAAGAAGGTGCTGGAGGCCTTTTTGCCGGAACCGGCGGTAGGGCGGATCCTGGATATCACAGCCCTTACAGAGCGTACCTTCTCCCATTTTCTCACAGGACAGTGCGCGGAGGCCGTGATTCTGGGAACCATGTTTTTTGTGGTACTGACCGTTATACGCCTGCCCTATGCACTGCTGATTGGGGTGCTGATTGCATTTACAGCCCTGATTCCTATTTTCGGAGCGTTTGTGGGACTGGCAGTGGGCGTGTTTTTGATGCTCCTGGTAAATCCCATGGATGCCCTGATTTTTACGATTACCTTCTTTGTGCTGCAGCAGATAGAGGGAAACCTCATATATCCTTATGTGGTGGGAAATTCGGTGGGGCTTCCTTCCATATGGGTGCTGGTGGCCGTGACCGTGGGCGGAAGCATGATGGGGATTGTGGGAATGCTCATATTCATTCCGCTGTGTTCCGTGCTGTATGCCCTTTTACGGGACGGGGTCAATACCCGCCTGGGAAAGAAGGGCGGAGGAACAGCTGTCTGTGAGGATGCCTGCGGACCGGCTGGTGAGAAAGACGGGGACCAGGGGCAGCAGGAGTAA